In Candidatus Neptunochlamydia vexilliferae, one DNA window encodes the following:
- a CDS encoding type II toxin-antitoxin system YafQ family toxin, which translates to MPLKLEATKTFERSLKKMRRRGKDLEKIYYVGELLRNKKPLPPNYKNHPLRGNYKGYWECHIEPD; encoded by the coding sequence ATGCCTCTAAAACTTGAAGCGACAAAGACTTTTGAACGTTCGCTTAAAAAGATGAGACGTAGGGGAAAAGACCTTGAAAAGATATACTATGTGGGTGAACTTCTTAGAAATAAGAAACCTCTTCCACCGAACTATAAAAACCATCCATTGAGAGGGAATTATAAGGGGTACTGGGAGTGTCATATAGAGCCTGACTAG